The following proteins come from a genomic window of Williamwhitmania taraxaci:
- the glgP gene encoding alpha-glucan family phosphorylase gives MKNENQRKPDYLFEVSWEVCNKVGGIHTVIATKALTLADELKNNHILIGPDVWRHTTVNPEFIEDKQLFKGWREKAAAEGLRIKIGRWNITGKPIAILVDFTTFMPQRDDIFKKFWEDYRLDSITGQWDYVEASLFGYASGKVIESFYRFFLSRGHQVIAHFHEWMTGAGLLYLKSNLPHVATAFTTHATVLGRSIAGNNLPLYDNMEKYNPEAKARDFNIESKHSMEKLSAQNADVFTTVSELTARECKAFLGKEVNEVTPNGFEPNFLPSDEEEFKLRKVEARVKFYEVAEALVGYDIPKDSLLVGISGRYEFRNKGIDLFLDSLGRLNHEETLQKNIVAFILVPGAHQGARKDVFHNLMDKTGENPIPVGNTLLTHYLSDPEYDPILKKATELGLNNAPDNKVKLFFVPCYLDGNDGIFNKTYYDMLIGLDLSVFPSYYEPWGYTPLESLAFRIPTITTTLAGFGLWVNTHEASAHPGIEVIERTDSNDEEVVNHLVEKMKNFSNLSRQEMEPLKQNASDVSNIALWKNLIEHYHNAYDFALEQIIVRSQQLDDHVSMEPIPVIEKRPEILKPIWTRIMVQKNLPEKLAALEELARNYWWCWNQDAIELFSNIDPDLWKEAMKSPIALLEKLPLKLYKELERNAAFLKKMEDVHARFKTYMAPKEHREGPRIAYFSMEYGIHSSLKIYSGGLGILAGDYLKEASDKNTDIVAVGLLYRYGYFHQQLSSTGQQIAALDTQDFSKIAVSPVRDSHGHQKVIKIALPGRNLSVRIWKAEVGRTDLYLLDTDFDENLPEDRSVTHQLYGGNLENRLKQELLLGVGGIRALKTLGIKADVYHCNEGHAAMIGLERINNLVNREKLSFPEALEVVRSSSLFTTHTPVPAGHDAFPENLLRTYIAHYPERMKISWDQLVNLGKVIPGNPNELFSMSYLATNLSQEVNGVSRLHGKVSREVFKDMWPGYFEEELHIGYVTNGVHYPTWTSPLWKHLSELSGVSSEIASNETPTLWNSIYDVPNTKIWEIRCSLKQSLIAYIKERLANPLVIKYENPKMVFDVKEKLRDDILTIGFARRFATYKRAALLFRDIDRISKIINNSEKPVQFLFAGKAHPNDKMGQDLIKRIIEISKMPQFQGKILFLQNYNMDLASHMVQGVDIWLNNPARPMEASGTSGQKAVMNGVLHFSVLDGWWCEGYKEGAGWALPEEQIYDNEDYQDELDAETIYTLLENEIVPAYYDVNKENIPEKWVGFIKKSIAEVASQFTTRRMLTDYENQYYHKLSERYTRMKANDFQLAKELAGWKKRMVRSWNDIEVISVKQFETNQENIVVGEKYCASVELDVIDLKPEEVGVELVVANPIDGNKTTIKYKQQFDLTSVHGSRAIYTIIMLPTEPGTFDAGIRIYAKHPELPNRMDFSLVRWI, from the coding sequence ATGAAGAACGAGAATCAAAGGAAACCCGATTATCTATTTGAAGTTAGCTGGGAAGTTTGTAATAAGGTGGGGGGGATCCATACCGTTATTGCCACAAAAGCACTAACGCTTGCCGACGAACTCAAGAACAATCACATTCTTATTGGGCCCGATGTGTGGCGGCACACGACCGTAAATCCGGAATTCATTGAGGACAAACAACTATTTAAAGGATGGAGAGAGAAAGCCGCAGCAGAGGGATTACGCATCAAGATTGGCCGCTGGAATATCACCGGAAAGCCTATTGCTATTCTCGTGGACTTTACCACATTTATGCCTCAGCGCGACGATATTTTCAAGAAATTTTGGGAAGATTATCGGCTCGATTCAATTACCGGTCAATGGGACTACGTGGAGGCTTCTCTTTTTGGATATGCTTCGGGCAAAGTAATTGAAAGTTTCTATCGCTTCTTTCTCAGTCGCGGACATCAGGTTATTGCCCATTTTCATGAGTGGATGACTGGTGCCGGATTGCTCTACCTCAAATCGAATTTGCCACATGTGGCAACAGCCTTTACCACCCATGCCACGGTTCTCGGACGGTCCATTGCTGGCAACAATCTGCCGCTATACGACAACATGGAAAAGTATAACCCCGAGGCAAAGGCCCGAGATTTCAACATTGAATCGAAGCACTCCATGGAAAAACTCTCGGCCCAAAATGCCGATGTCTTCACTACGGTGAGCGAACTAACCGCTCGAGAGTGCAAGGCCTTCCTTGGAAAAGAAGTTAACGAGGTTACCCCCAATGGATTTGAACCCAACTTTCTACCCAGTGATGAGGAGGAATTCAAATTGCGCAAGGTTGAAGCTCGAGTTAAATTCTATGAAGTAGCCGAAGCATTGGTAGGTTACGATATCCCTAAGGATTCCCTCTTGGTTGGCATAAGCGGACGATATGAGTTCCGCAATAAAGGGATCGACCTATTTCTGGATAGTTTAGGCCGCCTTAACCACGAAGAAACCCTTCAGAAAAACATCGTTGCATTTATACTTGTTCCTGGAGCACACCAAGGCGCCCGCAAGGATGTATTTCATAACCTAATGGATAAAACGGGTGAAAACCCCATCCCAGTTGGTAACACACTTCTTACACACTACCTTTCCGACCCGGAATACGATCCAATTTTAAAGAAGGCCACAGAACTAGGACTCAACAACGCCCCAGACAACAAGGTCAAACTCTTTTTTGTTCCCTGCTACCTCGATGGTAACGATGGAATATTCAACAAGACCTACTACGATATGCTCATTGGGCTAGACCTCTCCGTATTCCCATCGTACTATGAACCTTGGGGATATACTCCGCTGGAAAGTTTAGCCTTTCGAATCCCAACCATTACCACAACCCTTGCCGGATTTGGCCTTTGGGTAAACACACACGAGGCATCGGCGCACCCCGGGATTGAGGTAATAGAACGGACCGACTCCAACGACGAGGAGGTAGTGAATCATCTTGTGGAGAAAATGAAGAACTTCAGCAACCTTTCCCGACAAGAGATGGAGCCACTCAAACAAAATGCCTCCGATGTTTCTAACATAGCACTTTGGAAAAACCTTATTGAACACTATCATAACGCTTACGACTTTGCGCTAGAACAGATTATCGTTAGAAGTCAGCAACTGGACGATCACGTAAGCATGGAGCCTATACCCGTGATCGAAAAGCGTCCGGAGATACTCAAGCCTATTTGGACCCGAATCATGGTTCAAAAGAACCTCCCAGAGAAGCTCGCTGCGCTCGAAGAGTTGGCAAGAAACTACTGGTGGTGCTGGAACCAAGATGCTATCGAACTTTTTAGCAACATTGACCCCGACCTGTGGAAAGAGGCAATGAAGAGTCCAATCGCACTACTGGAAAAACTGCCCCTAAAGCTATACAAAGAGCTAGAGCGTAACGCCGCCTTTCTTAAAAAGATGGAGGACGTACATGCTCGTTTCAAAACATATATGGCTCCCAAGGAACATAGAGAAGGTCCACGAATAGCCTACTTCAGCATGGAGTATGGTATTCACAGTTCTCTTAAGATATACAGCGGCGGATTGGGGATTCTAGCTGGTGATTATTTAAAGGAGGCCAGTGATAAAAATACCGACATTGTTGCCGTTGGTTTACTCTACCGCTACGGATACTTCCACCAGCAACTCTCGTCTACGGGTCAGCAAATTGCAGCACTCGACACGCAAGATTTCTCGAAGATTGCCGTTTCTCCCGTCCGCGACTCGCACGGCCATCAAAAGGTAATCAAAATCGCACTTCCGGGTCGTAACCTAAGCGTTCGTATTTGGAAAGCAGAGGTTGGTCGCACCGATCTTTACCTCCTCGATACCGACTTCGACGAGAACCTACCCGAAGACAGAAGCGTAACCCACCAACTTTACGGTGGTAATCTCGAGAACAGGCTAAAACAGGAGTTGCTACTCGGAGTTGGAGGCATTAGAGCGCTAAAAACGCTTGGAATAAAAGCCGATGTATACCACTGCAACGAAGGTCATGCAGCCATGATTGGCCTTGAACGAATCAACAACCTTGTAAATAGGGAGAAGCTATCATTCCCCGAAGCGCTGGAGGTTGTAAGGTCATCCTCGCTCTTCACCACGCACACACCAGTGCCGGCAGGTCACGATGCCTTCCCCGAGAACCTTCTGCGAACCTACATTGCACACTATCCGGAACGCATGAAAATTTCATGGGATCAGCTGGTGAACCTTGGTAAGGTTATCCCCGGAAATCCAAACGAACTGTTCTCCATGAGCTACCTCGCCACCAACCTATCGCAGGAGGTAAATGGAGTGTCGCGCCTGCACGGGAAGGTATCCCGAGAGGTTTTCAAGGACATGTGGCCTGGTTACTTTGAGGAAGAGCTCCACATTGGATATGTTACCAATGGAGTACACTACCCTACCTGGACATCCCCATTATGGAAACATCTCTCCGAATTGAGCGGGGTCTCAAGCGAGATTGCCTCAAACGAAACACCTACCCTCTGGAATAGTATTTACGATGTTCCAAACACGAAAATATGGGAGATAAGGTGTAGCCTTAAGCAGAGCTTAATTGCCTATATCAAGGAACGATTAGCCAATCCGCTCGTGATCAAATACGAAAACCCTAAAATGGTATTCGACGTTAAGGAAAAACTTCGCGACGACATTCTCACCATTGGGTTTGCCCGAAGGTTTGCCACCTACAAGCGAGCGGCCCTCCTCTTCCGCGATATCGACCGCATTTCAAAGATCATCAACAACTCGGAAAAACCAGTTCAGTTTCTTTTCGCAGGAAAGGCTCACCCCAACGACAAAATGGGGCAAGATCTCATCAAGCGAATTATTGAGATTTCGAAGATGCCTCAGTTTCAGGGTAAAATTCTCTTCCTTCAAAACTACAATATGGATCTCGCAAGCCATATGGTGCAGGGAGTCGATATTTGGCTAAACAACCCCGCACGCCCTATGGAGGCATCCGGAACATCGGGACAAAAAGCCGTAATGAACGGGGTGCTCCACTTTAGCGTTCTCGACGGATGGTGGTGCGAAGGTTACAAGGAAGGGGCCGGATGGGCACTGCCCGAGGAGCAAATCTACGATAATGAAGATTATCAAGATGAGCTCGACGCAGAAACCATATACACGCTCCTCGAAAACGAGATCGTGCCGGCCTACTATGACGTAAACAAGGAAAATATTCCCGAGAAATGGGTTGGGTTCATTAAAAAATCCATTGCGGAGGTGGCCTCCCAGTTTACCACTCGAAGAATGCTTACCGATTACGAAAATCAGTACTACCATAAGCTATCCGAACGCTACACTAGGATGAAGGCAAATGACTTTCAACTGGCAAAGGAGCTGGCCGGATGGAAAAAACGGATGGTGCGCAGCTGGAACGACATTGAAGTGATAAGCGTTAAGCAGTTTGAAACCAACCAGGAGAACATTGTGGTAGGTGAAAAATATTGCGCGAGTGTAGAACTCGACGTGATTGATCTAAAACCCGAGGAAGTTGGAGTGGAGTTGGTAGTTGCAAACCCTATCGACGGGAATAAAACCACCATAAAATACAAGCAGCAGTTCGACCTCACTTCCGTGCATGGCTCTCGTGCCATCTATACCATAATTATGCTTCCTACCGAACCGGGAACTTTCGATGCAGGCATCCGAATTTATGCCAAGCATC
- a CDS encoding polysaccharide deacetylase family protein → MRTICFYFQVHQPFRLRRYRFFDIGNDHNYYDEYANRTLIRKISEKCYLPANQLMLDLIREYGKRFKISYSISGVALTQFKMYAPDVLDSFKELAQTGCVEFIAETYSHSLSALKSREEFESQVKEHSAMIKELFGQTPKVFRNTELIYSDLIGEVVADMGYKAMLTEGAKHVLGWKSSNYLYANAINPKLKLLLKNSRLSDDIAFRFSNKSWSEWPLTTDKYTKWINDINAKDEVVNIFLDYETFGEHQWAETGIFEFMRHLPEKVFSKTNFEFLTPSEVAAKHQPIGVMHVEHPISWADEERDLTAWLGNDLQDEAFEKLYSLKPLVDQSEDPEIKHDWKLLQESDHFYYMCTKWFSDGDVHKYFNPYDSPYEAFINYMNVLSDFILRIENHLKTRIESLHAHTLSQSDALKLIDEYQEKINLLKEVTSKDLKRAKGTVIVTSIKKEMKSTKTKAPARAKTAPTSVSKAASSSNVPKKAKTSAETKTKPAKTETKAGTKTTKKSNKE, encoded by the coding sequence ATGAGAACTATTTGCTTTTACTTTCAGGTACATCAACCTTTTAGACTTCGTCGCTACAGATTCTTTGATATTGGCAACGACCATAACTACTACGATGAGTACGCCAACCGTACCCTTATTCGTAAGATCTCCGAAAAGTGCTATCTACCCGCCAACCAACTGATGTTGGACCTCATAAGGGAATATGGAAAACGGTTTAAGATTAGCTACTCCATCTCGGGTGTAGCACTTACCCAGTTTAAGATGTATGCACCCGATGTGTTGGATAGCTTTAAAGAATTGGCTCAAACAGGATGCGTCGAATTTATTGCTGAAACATACTCCCATTCCCTCTCTGCTCTAAAAAGCCGAGAAGAGTTCGAGAGCCAGGTGAAAGAGCATAGTGCAATGATTAAAGAACTTTTCGGCCAAACGCCTAAAGTGTTCCGCAACACCGAACTTATCTATAGCGATCTCATTGGCGAAGTGGTTGCCGATATGGGCTACAAAGCAATGCTGACAGAGGGAGCAAAGCACGTCTTGGGTTGGAAAAGTTCGAACTACCTCTACGCTAATGCAATTAATCCAAAACTGAAACTTCTGCTCAAGAACTCTAGGCTTAGCGACGATATCGCCTTCCGATTCTCCAACAAAAGTTGGAGTGAATGGCCACTCACCACCGATAAGTATACTAAATGGATTAACGACATCAACGCAAAAGATGAAGTTGTAAACATCTTCCTAGACTACGAAACCTTTGGTGAACACCAGTGGGCAGAGACCGGGATTTTTGAATTCATGCGCCACCTCCCAGAGAAAGTGTTTTCAAAAACAAACTTCGAATTTTTAACCCCATCGGAAGTGGCAGCAAAGCATCAACCAATTGGTGTAATGCATGTAGAACACCCTATTTCATGGGCCGACGAGGAGCGCGACCTTACCGCTTGGTTGGGCAACGACCTCCAAGATGAAGCATTTGAGAAACTATACTCACTGAAACCATTGGTAGACCAATCGGAGGATCCTGAAATAAAGCACGATTGGAAATTGCTTCAGGAAAGCGACCACTTTTACTACATGTGTACGAAATGGTTTTCGGATGGAGACGTTCACAAATACTTCAATCCATACGACTCCCCCTACGAAGCATTCATAAACTATATGAATGTACTTAGTGATTTTATTTTACGCATTGAGAATCATTTAAAAACTCGGATCGAATCGCTTCATGCCCACACCCTTTCCCAATCTGATGCATTGAAGTTAATTGACGAATACCAGGAAAAAATCAACTTACTGAAAGAAGTTACAAGCAAGGACCTTAAACGAGCAAAAGGCACCGTGATAGTTACTTCTATCAAAAAAGAGATGAAATCCACAAAGACTAAAGCACCAGCGAGAGCTAAAACAGCGCCAACATCTGTTTCTAAGGCAGCGAGTAGTAGCAACGTGCCTAAAAAAGCAAAAACTTCGGCAGAGACGAAGACAAAACCAGCTAAGACTGAGACGAAAGCTGGCACGAAAACAACAAAGAAGAGCAACAAAGAGTAG